A genome region from Erigeron canadensis isolate Cc75 chromosome 3, C_canadensis_v1, whole genome shotgun sequence includes the following:
- the LOC122594343 gene encoding probable E3 ubiquitin-protein ligase BAH1-like 1, with translation MKFCKRYQEYMQTQDQKKLHVVGFKNLKKILKRCRTDAIRSLRLSQSPSTPLDESAVCPHHCPVCDGTFFPSLLEEMSAVVGCFNKRARKLLDLHLATGFRKYYVWCRGKFQGKHGALVQEGKNLVGYAIINAVAMRKILKKYDKIHYSKHGQAFRSQVQSMHMEILKSPWLCELIAFHINLRETIIDTRKASELFKGCYLVFNDGKPSLSCELSDSFKLEIDLTCSICLDTVFDSVSLTCGHIFCYMCACKSGSVTIVDGLKAARSSSKCPLCREAGVYKGALHLDELNILLSRSCPKYWEERLRNERVERIRQTKEHWETQSRAFLGI, from the exons ATGAAATTCTGCAAGAGATATCAAGAGTACATGCAAACACAAGATCAGAAGAAACTACATGTCGTTGGTTTTAAAAATCTTAAGAAAATCTTGAAACGTTGTCGCACTGATGCCATTCGTTCACTGCGTCTTTCACAATCACCATCAACCCCTCTTGACGAATCCGCTGTTTGTCCTCATCATTGTCCTG TGTGCGATGGAACATTCTTTCCTTCTCTTTTAGAAGAGATGTCGGCAGTGGTTGGATGCTTTAACAAACGTGCACGAAAACTGCTTGATTTACATCTGGCAACAGGGTTTCGTAAGTACTATGTTTGGTGCAGAGGTAAGTTTCAGGGAAAACATGGTGCTTTAGTTCAAGAAGGCAAAAACCTGGTTGGTTATGCAATTATTAACGCTGTTGCTATGCGTAAAATTCTCAAGAAATATGATAAG ATACATTACTCTAAGCACGGGCAAGCATTCAGGTCACAAGTCCAAAGCATGCACATGGAAATCCTTAAGTCTCCATGGCTTTGTGAGCTCATTGCATTCCATATTAATTTGAGGGAAACAATTATAGATACAAGAAAGGCTTCTGAACTATTCAAGGGTTGTTATCTTGTGTTCAATGACGGGAAACCATCACTTTCTTGTGAGCTTTCTGATTCCTTCAAACTCGAGATTGATTTGACTTGTTCTATATGCTTG GATACTGTATTTGATTCGGTGTCTCTTACTTGTGGGCACATATTCTGCTACATGTGTGCTTGCAAGTCTGGATCGGTAACTATTGTTGATGGATTAAAAGCCGCAAGGTCGTCATCAAAATGCCCTCTTTGTCGAGAG GCAGGGGTTTACAAAGGAGCTCTCCATTTGGATGAGCTCAACATTCTACTAAGTAGAAG TTGTCCTAAATATTGGGAGGAAAGACTTCGGAACGAAAGAGTTGAAAGGATCCGACAGACAAAGGAACACTGGGAAACCCAGTCACGGGCCTTTCTTGGCATCTGA
- the LOC122594415 gene encoding uncharacterized protein LOC122594415 gives MKLPDDDLINKVKRKEKRGRSKNVGRHGDSTEIPLDLYKSIMEANTFRKKLETNPNDKHSLAMLAAFESQVPIYVDFYKDSKFLPRGWKYDPATVGFLVPKKSLVLTDSDIIISDSPKRHGFSPPPYDPSDPNQKYPDTELVLMNDEQKKVWLQFLKYTKETLSWTWVLFPFILGLSLLITGDSLAPGRIG, from the exons ATGAAACTTCCCGATGATGAT TTGATCAACAAagtaaaaagaaaggaaaaaagaggAAGAAGTAAGAATGTTGGTAGACATG GGGATTCAACTGAAATTCCGCTGGATTTATACAAGTCCATCATGGAAGCAAACACATTCAGGAAAAAATTAGAGACGAACCCTAATGACAAGCATTCTCTGGCGATGTTGGCTGCGTTTGAAAGCCAGGTTCCGATTTATGTCGACTTCTATAAGGATTCCAAGTTTCTTCCACGTGGCTGGAAGTA TGACCCAGCCACCGTAGGCTTCCTTGTGCCCAAGAAGTCACTTGTACTAACGGATAGTGATATTATAATTTCTGATTCTCCTAAGAGACATG gGTTTTCACCACCTCCTTACGATCCATCAGATCCCAACCAGAAGTACCCCGATACAGAGTTGGTTCTCATGAATGACGAGCAGAAGAAAGTTTGGCTGCAGTTTCTGAAATACACCAAAGAGACG CTATCGTGGACGTGGGTTCTATTTCCTTTCATCTTGGGCTTGTCATTGCTCATcacag